Genomic DNA from Lagopus muta isolate bLagMut1 chromosome 19, bLagMut1 primary, whole genome shotgun sequence:
GTGCCCATCCAtccagcagcacctcccctgGGTTACCATCTTCCCAGCTGTGAAGTGCTACAGTGAAAACTGCTGTATAAGGGCTCTGCAGGACAGTTTGAAGTAGTTAGAGGTGTGTGGCTGTCCAGTTGACCTCTGCAGTTCTTGTTGCACGTTTATTACAGCACGCCCAAATTCTCTGTGGATGGCAGTTCTGATCACAGCTTCAGTTGTGCTGCGCTCACGGCACCGAGGAGCACAGATGTGACAAAgcccaggagatgctgcaggctCTCAGACAGGTCTCAGAACcttggggtgggatgggattcTGCTTTGGTGAACTGCAAGAATGGCTGAACAAAATGGGAGTACCTCACGTGTGCCATAGCTCAGTGTTTGTGATGAAACCCGGGCCACCATGCAGACACTGGGCTGTGGCTCATAGAGTATGGAAGAAAGTAGGAAATAATAGTAATGGCTTGAGTGCATCACTGATAGCAGATAACTGCAAGTGGAATCTCTCAGCTGTGGTTCTGAGTTGGCAGGTGTGTTTGGGCACACAAGGAGTGCTTTCACCCTTCTGTTCCAGGCAGTGCATTGGAGTTTAAAGAGGACTGAAGTGTGAAGGAGTAACAGATGCATGGATGTGTCTTCTGTTCTGTTGTACACAGTCTGACTGCTGCAGGCCGTAGCGTGAAGGCATCCAAAGAGGTGATGCTGTTGGAGCTGTGCTCTCCACACAAAGGAAATGGAGCTTCCCTTCTGGATGAAGGTCAAATGAACTGAAAGGATTTCTTACTTAAATGCTGCTCTTCTTTCAGTCCACGCATCGTTCTGAATGTTGCTGTCAGTTCTTCAGAGTGCAGACAGAAGTGACTCAAAGTTGGAATAGGATCAGTGGCTCAAATGAGGGATGCCAATAACAGACCCACGGTGAACCCAGGGGCCGTGCCTGCCTTCCTGTGGGCTGCCTGCCTTGTGCAATGCCTGTGAGCAAAGCAAGCGCTTTGCCAGAGCGCAGGAGGGATTTATTAACTACTCAACTATTAACTATTATTCAATATTAACTATTTATTTAACATTAAATAGTTTAAATACTGAATTTGCAGCGCAGCCCCAGGAGCAATGCAGTGTGGGGAGCAGTCTGCCCCGAGCCCCTGCTGAGCACCACCATTGGCATGGGCTGTGTATCACAGCATGAAGCTGTCgtggaaaacaaagtaattGCACCAGCATTACTGGCAGCTGGCAGAAGCTCTGTGCTCCCACTCAGAGCCCCCCCAGGACGCTGCAGCCACCAGGCAGACAGCATTCTCTGTTGTTGCTGCATGCAGCTCTTTTATTTCGATTTCTCTttacagaaatgtgaaacatCTTCACGGGAATTCGTACAAAAACATCTCCGGGTGGCTGGCTGTAGTGCACCCCAAGAACACATGTCCCAAAATGAGGCCTCGGAGAGGGAAGGATGCGTTTCCTGTTGGCTGTGgctgatggagcccaggcagAGCTGACCTGGAGAGCAGTTCCCCCTTGGGAAGTAAAAAGGCTGAGTTCAGAGGGAGGAGTAAAACTGGGGATGGCTGTGTGAATGCTCAGTAGGGCTGCAACGTGTGATGTGGCGTGGGGATGTGGTCCCTGTTCAGAGGATGGAGCTGTTAGTGCCACAGAACCCAATGCCCGTAAACCTGGAACTGCTGCAGCCCTCTCTCGTGTGTCTGCATTCCTCAGGGCCTTTCAGCTCTGTATCCTTTATAGAATCCTGTTTTTTCTAAGGGCGTTTTGTTGCTCTGGGGGCCCCAGCGCTGTGTTCTGCCCCATAGGGGGGCAGCCAAGGGGGAAGAGGAGGCGCCCCTGGGCCAGCAGTGCCATCTGTGTGCATCCCCTCTGGGACTGGGGGGTGCTGCTTCCCCACTGGGCAAAGTGCTGAGCTTTGAGCCAGCTGAGAGCCAGAGCTGTGCCACTCACTGCTGGTGGTGAAACCATTGGATTTCATTGGGAAAGGAGGGGGTGGGGgaataaaaccagaaataaacctgaaataaacactgctgtgcattggggctgtgctggagctgtgggggTGATGCAGTCAGTGCAGCACCTCCCTCCTCCACTGCTCCTGCATGGCCTCAACACAGCGCCCACCGTTCCTAGATGGCCctgggtgagcagcagcagcttctgttgATGCCACAaccattacaaaaataaaatgctctCATTTTTACATCTGTGTTGTAACCGAGTCTGAGGATTTAGAAAAACTGAACACTTGTTCTTAGGCTTGCATTGACCACAGGTAAATATCTAcagtatatttcttttctttcaacatCCCATTAGAATGTCAGCTATAAATTTACACCGTAGAAATAatgtctgcaaaaaaaaaaaaaggtgtctGATTTATACACGTGTagcttttttcttgttaaataCACAGCTTTGTACATTCACCAAACAGAAGTGGCAGTGGAATGCAGTGAGGGCGAGGGATGCTCTTGCAGTGcctggggtgctgtggggcggTGGGCTGCCCCCAGGCATGCAGAGCAGCCAACTGTAgggaaagagatgaaaatgtTCCCTTCTGCATGGTCAGCATGGGGTAACTGTGGAATATCCCGAGCTCAAAGGGGTCTGTAAGGATCACCGAGTCCGAAGCCATGACCTCAGCCCCCTCACTGGGTtgggatgcagtgctgctttgtttccCCTTCCCTTAGAGGTGAATGGGATGCAAAACCTTCAGCTCTGGGCTTGGTTGTGTGCACCGACAGCGGAGGGACGGGGCGCTGTGGGGTCAGACATGGCTCAACCCCCttggctttgtgctgcagctgctctcactGTTTATCCTGTGGGAACCACTTAATTTTTTTGGCACAACAACTGAAGAGCAGGAATAAATAAAACGCAGAGCTGCCGCAGCCAGAgagatgtaaaaaaaacaacGCATCGTTAAAAGCGAAACAAATGATATCAGAGCATGGGTGATGGTTCAGTTGGGCCCACATCTCAGGGCAGCCGAGGGCTCAGGTGGGGGCTATTTCCACCTGCACTGCCCACTGAGTGCCAGATGGCAATGCTaggctgcaaagcagcagaaaccaTAGGCGTTAGAAGCAAGGCCAGCCCAGGCACCGTCCGATTCTCAGCCCACAGAGCTTTGGCTGGGTGGGTTTGTGGGTTTTCCTCCCTTCTCAGGCAGCACGGAGCTCAGCGCCTTCGTGGGGTGCCGTGATTTTAAGCAGGTTTTTGTAAACAACATTTATTGTGTGTcgtggggggaaggggaggcgGATGGGAATGGCAGAACCCCTTCCTGGCAGCGGCGCTGGGAGGGCAGGGCTGTGTTGTGCTTTACAGgcttcttgtttaaaaaataaaaataaaaattaaaaaaaaaaatcacattgagGTTTTAGTAGATGAATGTAAAAGTATAGAAAGTTAACAACTTGGTTATTCACTTGgcagtcaaagaaaaaaacaacaacaaaaaaacctttagACGTCGCCATTGCAAAGTGTGCAAAAATAGATGGAAAATACGTCTTGTGTTTCTGCTATAGAAAGGTCTCCACTGCCGTTGTGCTGGAAGCAGCCGGGGGTCGGGTTGGGCTGCCAGTGCACATCCATGGCAGCACAGGGCCTTGGCCAGGCCAACACCACATGGAGCCAGCGGTGCCTTTGCTGCTGAGCCCCACTGGGTGCCAGCGTCCCCATAGCCAGGATGTGTGcaaaaagagcagtgctgcacggCTTTGGGTCCCACTGTTGTCTTTTTGGTGTGTTTGGGGATTTGCAGATGTTGCTTGGGTGCTGGAAGGGCTGCACTGTCCTCTTCTTCCCCGCTGTCTCCGCGCAGCCCCCAGGACAAGCCAACAAGCAAGGAGAGCATTGGGGTAAAAGAGCCAAATTTGGGCTATCCATCCCGGACCCAGCAAAGAGGAGCAGGACGAGCGGCCGCCCTTGGCTCAGCAGTGTCCCCATCCAATGCAAACGGCCTGCATCATTTGGGGACAATTCTGAACACGGCCCCCCCATACGGGCCGAGCTGTAGCTCCAGTCtcaccaccagcaccagcagccttTCTCACTAGTTGCGGTATTGGTATAAAAGGTTAAAAACTCCCACGTGGTGCCTCTGGCCGCCCGTCCCATCGCTTTTGTCCCTGCAGCACAcgggctgtgctcagagctgggtCTCGTCCCGCGTCTCAGGGTTGCAGGGGCCCAGCttgttgctgcagctgctcttgcGGCTGTGCCCATCGTTGGCCACGTGTGCCAGCGGGTCGGAGCGGATCAGGTacctgcagggcacagagcgGAGCGTGGAGTGTGCCGTGTGCCTGCACCAAGGCTGGGAATCCTGggtttggggtgggattgggggtTGTGCAGGGAGGAAGGGGCGACACGTACACGATGTCGTTCAGCTCCAGCCGTGTGTCTGGGGGTGGGTTGATCAGGACGTAGGACAAAGTGTTCTGGTGGTCGTTCATCTCATCTGCCGGAGGAGAGAAGGGGATggtgggcagggctggcagagcGCCCTGACGGACACCCGATGGACACCCTGATGGATGCCCCAATGGGCGCTCCCATGGACACCCCAACGGGCAGCCCAGCGGATGCCCTGGCAGCCCCACTGCAGAGCTCCAAGCATCAGGCTGGGTAGGGTCACAGCTGGCCCCTGAGGACAGCACCGGGTCCTTCAGCATGGCCGTGCCACTGAGAGCACCACcgcctcctcctgcagccccgcAGCCGCTCCCAGCCACGGCACAGGCTGGAGCCTCACAAacttttcacttcaaaaatcaACCcccaaaaagaaatgagaaaaaaaaaatgtcttacCTTGTTTGagcataaaaaatgaaacacgTTAGTCTTGCTGCATTAAGTACAGCACAACGAGCACCGGGTCAGGGCAGACAAACCCCCCCAGGGCTGTGACCACGCTTTGCCACCTTCTTCCCTTGTTGCACCTATGAGCACCAAGCAGCACGTGGCCGAGGCACGGTGCCCTTCTGCCTGCAGGACATCACTGCGGCATCCCAGAGCCCCCAGCACCACTCAGGAACGGCTCTGAATCATGGAGCTGCGGTGATGCCCAATGGAGCACCGGGACACTCGGGGCCCTTCGCTGCCAAACAAGATCATGGGGGGAAGCAGGTGCTGAGAACAAGCAGCAGCGGGAGCACAGCGAGGGCATGTGATGGACAGGACAGGGGACAGACAGCAGGGGACAGACAGACACGGGCTTGCTGCAGGGTTGTGCACTGGGACGCCAACAGTGCATGGCCCCCCCCCTGCAATGAGAAGATGGGGAACACAGGGTGGGTCTACACGCAGACCCCTCCTCTTTCCTGCCCATCAGCTTTTTGCTGCTCACCCCCTGCTTGCTCCCCAGACCACAGGGCTCACAGCTCTCAGCCGTCCCAGTGCTCAGCCCTAcagtgcagcagggatgggggtggcagtgctggggtgcACACAGAGCCAGGGATGCATGGGATGTGCCGTAATGGAGGGGGGGTTCCTGGGGCACACAGGTTCTCCTTCACCATGGAAGCACCTTTTCCTGACccccatgcagcactgctgaaccCACCACGTGTATTGCCATCATCTTGTCCCCACTGGCACCCCCATATAATTTTGGGGGGAGGGGATCCAGAGCTCCTGCACCTACACCGTGGTGCTCACACTGCAGAAGGGCACTGGTGGGGTGGCTCACAGCTGTGCCAGAACACAACCAAGGGGGGGGAACACCATCCCTGAGCTCTGCGCAGCCCTGGCAGTTGCTGGCAATATATTGTGTAGGGCTTCCATGAGCcacagctgggctggggctTTGAGGCTGGACACGGTCTGTAGGAAAATGCCAACTTTTCACCTTAAGCATGGGCTGGCAAAGCCTGAATCACAGCCCAGCAAGGCCACAGCTGCCCCTGGGCTCTCCAGAGCCCCTCTGCATGAAGCTGCGCGCTGAGCACTGGGTGCTGAGTCCCTTCACCCTGAGCCTCTCCCCAGGGTCTGGGGGTGACTGCAGGGACAGGCGGGTTCTGCACCCCAAACCAACCGGGGACAAAGCTGCAAATGATGCCTTCCCGCACTgctttgctcagcagcagcagacagaaacCCCCTCCTTGAACTGCTCCAGGCTTTGCAGGCCAAAGTCAACCTACAGAGCAATGCAAGGAGGTCACTATCAGTAACAGCTGAGGGATGTGATTTCCTCGCACTGGTTCCAAAGGGTCCCTGCATTTTCTCTCCTGCCATCAgggagccctgcagctgcagtgcagtgccttttgttttccagctccaCCCAACAAAGGAGTGTGAAAGGACTGAGTATTTGAGGTGAAAACTGGCAAGGGTGTGGATTGGGCTCAGCTGGCATGATCTTGTTGTACGCTGCACGCCGTGAGGCACGCGTGACTCCCAGGGAGTGAGCATTACCTTGCAAATATCCCAGGTTTACCCGATTCATCACATCACTGGCTGTTAAATTTGCTACATCCTCTACAGAACATACAGGGAAAGGCACAGACAtaaacagaaagagagagagaggtcaGCAAGCCATGATTTGGCAAATATTAGAGACGAGCTGCTGCACTTTGGCAATAAAGGAGCAAAAGATAAAGGCAAGGAGAGCAGGCAGTCAGTGTCCTTCCAACCACCAAGCACACCGATGCCAGCCGTGCCCCAGTGCCCGTGCACGTCCCAGCCGGAGCcccagagctgcactgagcagacCAGCTGTACCAGCATGGCAGCACCGACTGTCATCAGCAGAGTGATACAAAGCAAAGAGAGCTGCATCCCCCAGAATGAGCCAAGGAAACTTTTGGGAGAAGGGACAAAGAGCTCagtctcacagaatcacagaattgtaggggttggaagggacctctagagatcatcgagaccaaccccactgccaaagcaggttccctaaaccaGATCTCAGTGTTGCATCGTCCGCAGGCCGCAGTGCCAAGTGTGCAGCTGAACCAGCAATGCTGTCCCCACCTTCCCCTCCATGGAGCGGCTGCCACGTGCCCCCAGCACTCCTGTGTGCCCTCTGTTTCCCTGCATCGATCCGTATTTCCCCCACTCTCCCAGCTGCGGGCAGCAAAACCCCAGCTGGGCTCAGTGCTCGGTGCTCAGGGCCCGGCTGTGGTGATGGAAGGGGTCTGGCATGGAGTAGACAGGAGGCAGCACGGGATGGCTCACAGGGCAGAAAGACAAAACGAACCAGGAAAGCCATGTGCGAAGGACTTCACCGTAACCACGGGGCAGGTGCGGGCACACAGACTCCGGCACCAGCACGGGGCTGCGGTCCCCACCAGAAAGATGTGGGTCAGCAGGAAGCACAGTGACACACGCGGCCATCGCACACCACCAagcctgcccagccctgccagaTGCTCCTGAGATACAGCGCAGTGACAGCGCggagctgcagcaccagccctgcagaACTGCAGGGCACAGCGTCAGGATTTGGATGAGCTGACCCAAAACAGAGCCAACCcggggccttgggcagcctgctttagcggttggcaaccctgcccatggcaggaggttggaactggatgatttcagaggtcccttccaacccaaccattctattGCTCTATGATTAGGTGGCCCTGCGTGCTCAAGGCTCCCCACGCATCACAGGCACAGCTCCTGTAGGCACAGACCCCACTGCAGCCACCCCAGGAGCGATGTGCACCGCATTGCTGTGCAGCATCCACAGACGGgtccagcagcacctgcagggctCGGGCGCAAGGAATGGGGATTTACCTGCGGAGCCCACGGGGCCGCCTCGCCGCAGGGAAGCACGACCGCACATCACTTACCATAGCCGGTGGTTGGCAAGCCCAGGTGCTTCATGCGGTTCTTGACGAGCTCGGACAGCTCCTGCCGCTCGGAGCGGCGGTACAGGCTGAGCCGCTGCTGGCTGATCCACTCGGCTGTCTTGCCGGAGTGCTTGTTGCCCTTCCTGCTCAGCCGGCGTGCCCACTGCATGCTCTTGCGCCGCAGCAGCGGGTGCTCGGACTGGTCACTGGAGCACGAGTTCCTGTGGTGGCCCGTCTTGATGCCCCAGTGCTCCTTCACATCCTTCGTATCCTCGCAGTCCTCCACGTTGATGGAGATCTGTGACTGGAAGCCCGGCCGGTGACGGGGACCGCGGGGCCACCTAACGGGAGTTGCTCTGGGACGGGGTCCCATCTCTTAGCCgtgcactgccagcacagcgTCCCCGTGCTGCTAAAGCacctgggcagcagctctgggatggGGGCTCCGGAATGCCAGCAGCCATGGGGGGCAGCAGGCACCGCATCTCCATCAGCACCGTTCCTTCCTGCCCTCACCTTCCTCACTGGCGCATCGCAGCAGACCTGCTGCCGCACCTCTGCTACAGAGAGCTCCGCTGGTAAGCACTGATTTATTAATAAAGGGGATAAAGCACCTCTAAGGATGAATGGGGATTGCACTGAGCTAAATGTCAGCtttcagcagcctgcagctgcctccACAAAGCTGAAAACCAAAGATATTCACAGCGGAGCCCGGATCCTGCTCCCTCTCCCAGTAATTACACCTTCTGGCTGTTTGCTGGTGCTGTGGGGGACATCTCGCCTGAGGAAAACCATCCCTGACACCGCCCACACGTGCACTGCAGGGGCCGGCAGCAGAACCGATAATCCCAGGTCTGGGTGCAAGCATTACTCACCTGTGCTCTGATGTCATGGGGCTGCatttgggggaagaaaaaggggaaaaagtgtCAGCCAGGAAATGAGCATCCTTGCTGTGCAGCATCCCCTGGTAATTCAACAACCGCTCGGTGCTGCATCGCCTGCCAGCGCTGCTCATTGAGGGCTGAGCATTtgcactgtgctcacacacagACAGGAGCCCCCCGGGTGTGGGTTGGGACAGGaatgctgctgcccttcccacACGTGCTGCCCCTTGCCTCGGAGGTGGCGAACATGTGTGACTCCGTCCGGTAAATGCCGATGGGGATCTCAGCACTGGAGGAGCAGAGCTTCTGGAAGAGGCGCCCGTAGGTGCGGATCCACAGGTCGTCCTCTGTGATCTTCATCTGGGGATGAACAGCAACTGCCTTCAGAACCAGAACAGTGCCCAAACGCATCAATGCCAACCTCAGAGCGCCACAAACAGACCAGGAGCAGGACATGTGGGTGTAGCACTGAGGGATACGGCTGAGTGGTGGAGGTGGCAGCGTTGGCCaagagttggacttgatgaccttaaaggtcttttccagtcaaAAAGACTCAGCGATTTTATAACATTAGTGCTCTTGGCAGTGCTGAGGTTGCCCATGTATGATACAGAGAGCAATGTTCTGCCCCGTTCTGCTCCATTTTGCCTCTCTCAGAGAGCCTCACATCCCGCAGCCCCCACGCAcatgccctgcagcagcacctacCGCACAGAGGTAGCCAGAGCCTGGTGTAGTGTCAAGGCCCAGCAGCAGCCGGGTGATGGTGATCATGTAGTCCTTGACAAACGACTGCAGGAGGGGAGGAAATGTCAACCCCGGTATGTGCCAGCAGGCAGCCGTGCCCCCAGAGCCCCCCCCACCTGGTAGAGCAGCGTGTCCAGCATGCTGATGCTGAAGACCCTCCCCGCAGCGAAGGGCAGGCGGAACatgaaggccaggttggagcCATTCTCACGCTCtttctggaagaggaaagacAATCCACGTAGCCTTGAAAGCTCACCTGAGCGGGAGGACAGCAGCCGAGCATCTCTGCTGGGCTTGccaggagggaggcagggaaAGAGGGTTTTGTGgtgaaagaagtatttttttctccatggaaACGTGCGAGGCATCATGGCTTTATTTTGCTACGGGCTGGACGTGGTGCTTCCATGTGCCTCGCTGCCTTGGGGATGTTTGCTCTTTTCAGATCTCAGCACAGTGacactgctgcaggcacagcactgcgcCCAGCAGCCTCCTCCTTGGAGCATCCCTGCACCCGTTcactcactgccctgctcccaacacagcagcaggcaaAGCAGCACAACCTCCAGCCGCCAAGAAACACATAAACACGTAGGAAGAGGCAGACGGCCCCAAAATCACCCACCCACACATTTGTTTGCTGCAGGTTATGTTGGATGGATGCACAGTGCAGCGGGTGGAGGAGCACAGGAATGCAACAAACTCAGGATTAGTGACTCACAGTACCGAATtcccagaaagcaaagctttcacTTACCTTCTCTAGCTTGGAAAGGGCTAAGGAGTAGCTGTCCTTTGCTCTAAACTGCATGAACCTCATGTTGGAGGGATGGGTCAGCTCTGTGATGATGCTGAGGCTGGGAAAGAGCCTGCAGTGGGAAGAGACATGTTGTTCATCAGCCAGCTTGGAAGGGAGGAATCCCTGCATTTAAAGCTTGAGGAACACAAAAGATTCCCCTGCGCCCATCCAAGATCAGAATTAGCGGAACCTGGGTGTCATCCTGGCAGCTCACAGCACCTATGGGCTCTTGGGCTCATTTCCTGCTGAGGCAGCACCCAAaggagggatgggatggaataggatgagagggaatgggaTAGATGGGGCAGGATGAGTGAGAAGATGATGGGATAGGACTGCCGGCCCTCTTCACCTGAACATGGTCTGGACGTTGACAATCGTCTTTGCATCCGCCATGTAATCCTCCTCAGCACTCatggtgctctccttgtccacAACCACCAGGTTGTCAGCGTAGATGATGCcgcactgcagcaggctgtccAGGCTGGGCAGTTCCCAAAGAGAAGAGCGCAGGGGTCAGCCCTTGGAAACGACATGGGGAAGCAGCACACTGCGATGCACAGCgctgcagccagcccagctgctcCTGGCCACCAGCCCAGCACCAACACCCATCTCCCAGATGGACTCAACAAGGTGAGAAGCCGACAGTGGGGGCTGCCATGGCCAGCCCTTGTCTCCCCATGGAATGAGAAGGTATGGGGTTGCGGATTGGGGTGAATGCAACATGTCTAAGACCATCCTATAATTAACAACAGCCACAGACCGGAACACCTACTTGTCAATGGTGCCTTCCATGTAGTAAACCATGGGGAAACAACAGATGGCTTCCAGAAAGTGGTGCTCTGGTCTGCAAGAAGAGCAACAGAAAGGAACAGGGTTCAGAAACCCAACAAACAAGGTGATGCACAGCCCAAGACTGTCGTGCTCCTGCCCCAAGCCATGTGCAGTGCCCATGGTAACACAGGGAAGGGCTCGGCGCaagagaaagcactgcagagaagtaCTTGCTTGTTGTCCAGAAGCAACACAATTGGGTTCAACTCTTTGCGAGACCGATAGTAGGCACGCAGCGGGACGATGAAGTTATACAGCCCATTGCCAGCGGTCTCTGCCGACACGATGATCAACTTGTTCTTAAAGCCATAGGCCTTGGCGTCTTCAAAGCTGTTGTGCTTGCAGCCCTGTGGGAGGGAGGCAGCTGGGACCCGTGGCAGTGCCCGGCCCCTCCcggcacagccctgggcagcacacTGCTCACCTTGTCCAGCCGCAGGCAGCAGAACGGGGCTTTCTCAGGCAGGAGGTGGCATAGGGTTGGTGAGCTGCCGATGTATGGGGAATTGGGTGGGTAACCCTTCACGTacctgcagcagagggaaatCCCAGCGCTGTAATGACGTGGAGAAAGCCATCTGCAACGGCCCCATCACCTGCAAGGAGCTGTGCCTCTGCAGTGACCGAACGTGTGCGACTCACTCCACCACCGCTGAGCCCTCCTCGTCTGACTGCGTCATCTCATCCTCCGACTGGTCGCTGAGCAGGTcgcagggcagcagggatgaGGTGTCAGCCAGCTCGAGCACGGGTGCGATGCTGGGCCGGCGGTTGCCTGAGCCGTTCTCTGCCGGCAGCGCCAGCTTGCTGCTGTTGGTGGGGCGGCACTCAGTGTTCTGCAGGTCCATGGCCACTGTACCTGGACGCAGTGGGGGGAAGCACAGCGCTCTATAaggaggggaagggagcaggGCCGGCAGAGCATGGCACCACTGAGCCCCGCTGGGACCCCATCCACCACCAGCGCCTTCTAAAATCCAAACGTATTTACAGAGTGTTGACCGAGGCCATCGAGTCTTTGCTCTCAGTTGGAAACCCAACCTGAAGCTTTCATCTGAATCTTCACCCATTATCTTTGGCTATGAAAGCCATCAGTTTCccagtgagcacagcacaggagctgggCACATTCCTGCAGCCATGGATCTGCACCTGCTGAACCTCCTCACACCATTTCACTTCTTGTTCCCCTTTTTGCAAAAAGTCCCTCTGTGAGCAAGCCATGTAACAAGAACCTTGATGAGCTCTACTCAGCAAAGTGCTCTGTGGCTTGCTGTGGGATAATCATGCAAAGGGCTGTGCATGAGTATATATGCATAAATTATTTGCCTAAAATACAATCTGCCATCGCAGCGCAGCCTCTCCAGACAACCCCAGAACTTGGTCTCCCCAGATGCAAGCTGGAAGTAATGACTCATGgcatttttcatttgagaaaatgCACCGCTCGCTGCAGAGCAAATCACGCCACCCGTCAGGTTGGGAatcataaaaatgatttaagaTGCGGCCAACAGCATTTATCCTTCCAGGCAGGGCTTGAGGGATTTCTGCAGACAAATATCATAAATGATAACGGACATCACAAGCTCTAATGATGGTTTCTGGGCTTTCTGAGAGCAGCTAGGATGCCAGGAGCAGGGATGTGGGAGCGATATGCGCAGGAGCCCCCCAGACTCACCCATGCTGGCGATGATGCTGTGCACGGGCAGGCGGGAAGGGCCATCATAGGTGCCCCTGCCTGCAAAGCCCttcttcttctgcttctcctcctgcttGAAGATAAAGGCAGAGTTCTCCTCCTTGGTGATGTTGATGTAGAAGCAGGTGTCAGACGCGGCCATGATGTGCCGTGGGCCGGGGTTCAGCAGGATGCTCTTGTTCTCCTCCCTGCGGATGCCGATCAGGCAGACACCGTACCTGTGATGGGATCACCATGCAGGCATTGGAGCAAAGCCTCCTCCCCGCATGAGGCACTCCAAGCGCTGGCCCCAGCCCCGCACCCCTGCCCTCACTTCTTGTGCGCGTGGAAGGCGGCGTAGGTGAAGCTTTTCCCCTCGTACTCCATGAAGAACTTGCTGTCTCCCATGCGGATGTGGTAGACTTCATTGCCTGAGCAGCGCCCGTACATCCTCTGCCACTGCTCCGGGGACTCCTGGCCCTCTCTGAAATGACAGCAGCGTGGAGGGATgggcctgcagccagcagggcctCAAGGAACCCTCAGGGTGCTGCGAGAAGAGCTGTCGGTTCAGCAGGTGTGGGCTGAGCTCCTTCTGATTTCTGATTCTAATTGCGTTTGTATTTAATGAGGGCTCCCGGTGGAGCTGCAGAGACAGCGTTGAGAGCCAGTGTTGGCAAACAGCTGAAAGCGTGTGGTGAGACACGCTCTGGGATGGAGTTTTGTAACCCTCTGATGTCATGTCACCCAAAATTCAGTGATTTCTGGCTCCACCAGAGTGCAAAGGGCCCATGTCA
This window encodes:
- the KCNT1 gene encoding potassium channel subfamily T member 1 isoform X2; this translates as MPFSGEERSLQGIYKPAAPTEGRAGGGAAVCAECYTNRTFVYDDGSAHRLSSPGGCGGGDGEGSRKSGVILDIASLKMTELESEVLPLPPRYRFRDLLLGDQTFQSDDRVQVEFYVNENTFKERLKLFFIKNQRSSLRIRLFNFSLKLLTCLLYIVRVLLDNPEEGIGCWECEKQNYTLFNQSTKINWSHIFWVDRKLPLWAVQVSIALISFLETMLLIYLSYKGNIWEQIFRISFILEMINTVPFIITIFWPPLRNLFIPVFLNCWLAKYALENMINDLHRAIQRTQSAMFNQVLILICTLLCLVFTGTCGIQHLERAGEKLSLFKSFYFCIVTFSTVGYGDVTPKIWPSQLLVVIMICVALVVLPLQFEELVYLWMERQKSGGNYSRHRAQTEKHVVLCVSSLKIDLLMDFLNEFYAHPRLQDYYVVILCPTEMDIQVRRVLQIPLWSQRVIYLQGSALKDQDLMRAKMDNGEACFILSSRNEVDRTAADHQTILRAWAVKDFAPNCPLYVQILKPENKFHVKFADHVVCEEECKYAMLALNCVCPATSTLITLLVHTSRGQEGQESPEQWQRMYGRCSGNEVYHIRMGDSKFFMEYEGKSFTYAAFHAHKKYGVCLIGIRREENKSILLNPGPRHIMAASDTCFYINITKEENSAFIFKQEEKQKKKGFAGRGTYDGPSRLPVHSIIASMGTVAMDLQNTECRPTNSSKLALPAENGSGNRRPSIAPVLELADTSSLLPCDLLSDQSEDEMTQSDEEGSAVVEYVKGYPPNSPYIGSSPTLCHLLPEKAPFCCLRLDKGCKHNSFEDAKAYGFKNKLIIVSAETAGNGLYNFIVPLRAYYRSRKELNPIVLLLDNKPEHHFLEAICCFPMVYYMEGTIDNLDSLLQCGIIYADNLVVVDKESTMSAEEDYMADAKTIVNVQTMFRLFPSLSIITELTHPSNMRFMQFRAKDSYSLALSKLEKKERENGSNLAFMFRLPFAAGRVFSISMLDTLLYQSFVKDYMITITRLLLGLDTTPGSGYLCAMKITEDDLWIRTYGRLFQKLCSSSAEIPIGIYRTESHMFATSEPHDIRAQSQISINVEDCEDTKDVKEHWGIKTGHHRNSCSSDQSEHPLLRRKSMQWARRLSRKGNKHSGKTAEWISQQRLSLYRRSERQELSELVKNRMKHLGLPTTGYDEMNDHQNTLSYVLINPPPDTRLELNDIVYLIRSDPLAHVANDGHSRKSSCSNKLGPCNPETRDETQL